The Oceanidesulfovibrio indonesiensis DNA segment CGTGCAGGAGCTCAAAGACGCCGAACGCCGCATGCTGGAGCTCGCCCAAGAAGTGAACCGCTGCCGACGCGAAGCCGTCAACCGGTCCAAAGACCGGAAGCTCCTGGAAAAACTCAAGACCAAGCAGAAGATACGCCATGACGAGGAAGAAGAACTCCGTGAGCAAAAAGAATTCGACGAGGCGGCCACGCTTCGTTACCGGCATCAAGATATCTAAGCTCTTGACGCTCATTCTCCTGACCGTCTTCATCAAGGTCATGGTCATGGCGGCGATGGTCGTGGATGCGCCGTTGCTGAACCTGGATGGTGCGGTGCGATACGCCGCGCTCATCGCGCAGGGCGAACCGGCGATGTGCGAAGAAGTGCCGCTGAATCAAGGCGTTTCCGGTCAGCAGTACGTCAAAGGCTGCATCACCCGTGATTCATTGTTTGTCAGCTATGCGTATGCTGCTTCGCCGGCCTATGCGCAGGAAGCTCCCACCACGGACAGCGCTCCCGCGCAGCCCGCCGACTCTCCGGACAGGCAGGCGCTCCGCGAACAGCAGGCCGCGTTGGAACAGAAGGAACTGGAGCTCAAGCAGCTGGAACAGGAGCTGAACGCCAAGCTCACGCGGATGCAGGAACTCGAAGCCAAGCTCACGCGCATGCTGGAGCAGGCCAACGAAGTCAGCGACCAGAAAATGCGCCACCTCATCGACGTGTACTCCAACATGAAAGCAAAGCAGGCCGCCCAGGTTCTGGAAACGCTGGACGAAGGCATAGCGGTCAAGATTTTGGCGGGTATGCGTGGTCGTCAGGCCGGTGAGATACTCACCTTTGTGGAGGCCAAGAAGGCGGCCAGGTTGTCCGAAAAGCTCACCCGGATGCAGGTGCCTTTCCAGTAGGCCGGCAAAACAGTGCAGCGACTCAGGTTAACCCTTGCCTATACGGGCAAGCGCTTTCAGGGTTGGCAAATCCAGGAACGCGTGCCCGGAGCAGGTACCGGGACCAACCCCCGCACTGTGCAGGGCGTGGTGGAGGAAGCGTTCGCCAAGATTCTGGGCGGACCGGAATTCGCGCCGCGTGTGCACGGCGCAGGCAGAACGGATTCCGGCGTTCATGCCGTGGGCCAGGTGGCGCACGTGGACGTGCCCGAGCGGGCCAGGCCCATGGATTGGCAGCTCGCCCTGAACGGCGTGCTTCCGCGTGACGTCAGTGTTGTCGATGTGGAAGTCGCGGATTCGAATTTTCATGCCCGCTTCGACGCCCAGCGAAAAATCTACACGTACACATTGTGGCATTCCCGTCGGTTCGTGCTGCCGCACCGGCGGGGCTTCGTCTGGATGGTGGACTCGCTCGATACCGACGCCATGCGCAAAGCAGCGTCCCTCTTCATCGGCGAGCACGATTTCGCGGCGTTCACCAACGCCGGCACTGTGACGAAGACCACGGTCCGCGAAGTGCTGGCCATTGAGCCCGTGGCTTGTGCACCTGCGGAACACATTCCCGGCGCGCCGCAGTGGCCTGAGGAAATATGGCGGTTTGAAGCGCAGGGGTTTCTTAAACAGATGGTTCGCAATTTGATGGGCTGCCTGGTGGCAGTGGGGCGCGGCAAGCTTGGCATGACCGATGTGAAATGCATCCTGAACGGCAAGGACCGCACCCAGGCTCCTATGACAGCACCGGCTCAAGGCCTCACGCTGCTGAAGATTTTCTATCCGGGCGATTGATTGCGCCGCAATTGCGTTTTTTGTGAACGCAACGGTCCGGGCTTGGGCGGAAGGACGCTGTCCCCTCCAACATCCTGCAAGGGCTTGAACCATGATCCCGTCCAGTGGGACTCTGAAATGATGTCCTCCATATCCGAAACATAACCGCATGCGCTAATGAAAACGCCGCGCCTTTAGTCGGAAGGCGCGGCGTTTCATATTGGAAGCGGAGGGCGGTTCCATCCTCCGCGAATCCAGCGATGTCGCTTAGACCTTGGCGGCCGTGCGCAGGTCGTCCACGGCGTCGGTCTTTTCCCAGGTGAAGTCCGGATCCTTGCGGCCGAAGTGGCCGTAGCACGCAGTCTTCTTGTAGATGGGGCGCAGCAGGTTGAGGCGCTGCGTGATGAAGTAGGGGCGCAGATCGAAAACCTGGTTCACGGCATTGGTCAGCACGTCGTCCGGAATCTCGCTGCTGCCAAGGGAGGTAACGAGCACGGAAACCGGCTCAGCCACGCCGATGACGTAGGCGATCTGGACTTCGCAGCGCGGAGCAAGACCGGCAGCCACCACGTTCTTGGCTACGTAGCGCGCCATATAGGCGGCGGAGCGGTCCACTTTGGAGGGGTCCTTGCCGGAGAAGGCGCCGCCGCCATGGTTGCCCATGCCGCCGTAAGTGTCCTGGATGATCTTGCGTCCTGTCAGTCCGCAGTCGCCCATGGGGCCGCCAATGACGAAACGTCCCGTGGTGTTTATGAAGATGCGAGTATCCTTGTCGATGTACTCGGCGGGAATGGTCTTTTTGATGACCTCTTCATGCACAGCGTCCACGAGGTCCGAGTGGGTGACATTTTCGGAATGTTGCGTGGCCACGACGACAGTATCGACCTTCTTGGGTATGCCGTCTTCATATATGAAGGAGACCTCGGTCTTGCCGTCGGGTCGCAGGAAGTCCAGAATGCCTTCCTTGCGCACGTATGTCAGCCGGCGCGAGAGCTTGTGCGCCCAGTAGATGGGAGCGGGCATGAACGTGTCGGTCTCGTTGCTGGCAAAGCCGAACATCATGCCCTGGTCGCCGGCGCCCTGGCTCTCCGGGGACTCGCGATCCACGCCCTGGGCGATGTCGGCGCTCTGCTTGTCGATGGACGAGATGACGGAGCAGGTCTCCCAGTCGAAGCCCATGTCGGAGTGGTTGTAGCCGATATCCTTGATGGTCTCGCGGACCACAGACGGGAAGTCTGCGTAGCCGGTCGTAGTGATCTCGCCGGCGATGAAGGCGAGGCCCGTGGTCACGAGGGTTTCGCAGGCGACGCGCGCATTCTTGTCCTGGCTCAGGATGACGTCGAGGATGGCGTCGGATATCTGGTCGGCCACCTTGTCGGGATGGCCTTCGGTAACGGATTCGGAAGTGAAGTGGTACTTTCCTTTGTTCGGAATCATGGGGTCTCCTCCCTAGATTTCTTGAGGCCCGGCATCTTCAGGGCCCCATTCATTTTGCCTTGCCGCACCTTCTCCGGGCTCAGAATGCCGCCGGACATGAGGAGCTTGAAGGATTCCTCCACGCTCATGTCCAGAGGTATAGCGTCCTCCTCCGGAACGATCAGGTAGAACCCCGTAGTGGGGTTCGGCGTCGAAGGCAAAAACACGTTGATGCATTTCTTTTCGGTTTTCTGCTGGACCTCGCCGGTGGCGACGCCGGTGACGTACGCCAGAGCGTAGATGCCGCGACGCGGATACTCCAGGAGCACCACACGCTTGAACTCCTTGGTGGAGGTGATCGTGATGGTTTCCAGTAGCTGCTTCACGGCAATGTAGATCCAATTCACAAAGGGGATTTTCGAAAGGAACCACTCCCAGAACTCGAGAAGTTTGCGGCCGACAAAGTTCCGAACAAGGAAACCGCTGAGGAACAGGACCATGAGCAGAAACACCAGCCCAAGCCCGGGAACGGGAAACGGCAGGACTTCGTCCGGCCGCCAAGCTTCCGGGAAAAAGTTCCAGACGCGGTCCACCCAGGTGACGAAGAGCCTCAGGAAGAAGATCGTCGCCATCAAGGGCACGAGAACCAGTAAGCCGGCGACGATGTTCACCTTGAAGGCGCTCTTCACTTCGTCGCTAAGCCGCTTGAACATGCGTTTGAGCATAAGGATTACTTCTCCGACACGAGCCGATCACTCGGATCGATACACAGGTTGTCAATGAGCCTGGCTTTTCCAAGACGCATAGCCACGGCAACCCGGCATGGGGCGTTGACTCGTGTCAGGAGGGCAAGGCTCTCGGGGTCAACGAACTCCAGATAATCCAACTCCCCGTCGGGGAGATTCTCCGTGTAATACGAAATGACATACTTCTTGAGGACATCAACATCCTGCTCGCCGCCCATCACCATATTGTGTGCGAGAACAAGCCCTTTGAACAATGCAGGGGCCTGTCTGCGCTCTCCTGAAGTGAGATAGGCATTGCGTGAGCTCTTGGCCAACCCATCCGGCTCGCGGACGATGGGCCTGCCGACAACCGTTGTCGGCAGCATCAGGTCACGCACCATACGACGGATCACGCTCAGCTGCTGGAAATCCTTCTCGCCGAATATAGCCATGGTTGGCATGGCGAGCACCAACAGCTTGGCGACGACGGTGGCGACACCGCGGAAGTGTGTGGGCCTGGTTGCGCCGCATAAGCCGGCGGCAAGGCCGGGCACCTCCACCCATGTGCCATGGTCAGTAGCGAACATCGATTCGGGCGCGGGCATGAAGAGAGCGTCCACGCCGGCATCACGCGCGAGTTGTGCATCGCGCTCTGCATCACGCGGGTAGGAGTCGAGATCCTCACTCGGCCCGAACTGTGTCGGATTCACGAAAAGACTCACCATGAGCTTGTCCGAGTTGGTCCGACCATGGTCCATAAGCGCAAGGTGTCCTTCATGAAAATAGCCCATGGTAGGGACGAGTGCTGTCTTCATGCCAGCGCAACGCCATTCGAAAGCGCGTGTCTGGAGCGCATGCGGATCGGTTATGATATCCATGGCTGTTCGTTTGGTATGAGTATGCCGAGTGAAGCGTTAGGGTCTACACGGGGTGGTAGTCCGTTGTCCAGAGAGTGAACCCGGCGCCCTCTGCGGCGCCGGGCATGCCTCCATGTTCCGGAAGTGTCCGAATATCCTAGTAGCGGTAGTGGTCCGGCTTGTACGGCCCTTCGACAGGCACGCCGATGTAGTCCGCCTGCTCCTTTGTGAGCTTCTCAAGCTTGACGCCGAGGCGTGCGAGGTGGAGTCCTGCGACCTCTTCGTCCAACTTCTTGGGCAGCACGAAGACCTTGTTCTCGTGATCCTTGGTGGCCAAATCGATTTGCGCGAGTACCTGGTTGGTGAAACTGGCGCTCATCACAAAGCTGGGGTGGCCGGTGGCGCAACCCAGGTTCACCAAGCGCCCCTCGGCGAGCACGATGATGGACCGGCCGGATTCAAGGGTCCACTTGTCCACCTGGGGCTTGATTTCATCGCGTTGGATCTTGGGGTTGTTTTCCAGGTAGACCATCTCGATCTCGTTGTCGAAATGGCCGATATTGCAGAGAATCGCCTCGTCTTTCATCTTCTCCATGTGGGTGCCGGTAACCACATGATAGTTGCCGGTGGCGGTAACAAAGATGTCGCCGACAGGGGCGGCTTCTTCCATGGTGGTCACTTCGAAGCCTTCCATGGCGGCCTGCAGCGCGCAGATGGGGTCGATCTCCGTGACCAGCACGCGGGCGCCAAAGCCGCGCATGGACTGGGCGCAGCCCTTGCCCACGTCGCCGTAGCCCACGACCACCACAACCTTGCCCGCCACCATGACGTCCGTGGCGCGCTTGATGCCGTCGGCCAGAGACTCCCGGCAGCCGTACAGGTTGTCGAACTTGGACTTGGTCACCGAATCGTTCACGTTGATGGCGGGAAAGAGCAGGGAGCCTTCCTTGGCCATCTGGTAGAGGCGATGCACGCCCGTGGTGGTTTCTTCGGAAACGCCGCGAATCTTCTCGGCCACGCGGGTCCAGCGCTTGGGATCCTTCTCGTAGCTTTTGGCCAGGCGCTCCATCACCAGCTGGAATTCCTTGTTGTCGTAGGTCTTTTCCAGCAGGGAAGGATCTTTCTCCACCTTGACGCCCTGGTGGATGAGCAGGGTGGCGTCGCCGCCGTCGTCCACAATGAGGTCCGGCCCGGAGCCGTCAGGCCAGGTGAGAGCCATCTCGGTGCACCACCAGTACTCTTCCAAAGTTTCGCCCTTCCAGGCAAAGACCTTGGCGGTGCCGGCTTCGGCGATGGCTGCCGCGGCATGATCCTGCGTGGAGAAGATGTTGCAGGACGCCCAGCGGATGTCGGCGCCGAGTTCATACAAGGTCTCGATGAGCATCGCGGTCTGGATGGTCATGTGCAGGCTTCCGGTGACCTTCAGGCCCTTGAGGGGCTTTTCGGCGCCGTACTTTTTGCGGAGCTCCATGAGACCGGGCATCTCATTCTCGGAGAGCTGCATTTCCTTGCGACCCCATGCGGCCTGGGAAAGGTCCGCGACCTTGTGGTCGAGGCTCAGGTCGATTTCGGGGGCTGTTGATTTGAGCATGCTTCCTCCAATTCGATTCAGCGTTTGCGAGTTTTCAAAAGGCGGACGAGAAGACCTTCGTTGACTGGGAACTCGGTCGACTCCTCCACATCGAATCCATAATCGTCGAGCCAGGAGTCCATTTCCTCCCGCTCGAAACCAAGCCAGCGATCGCCATAGCGCGAACGCATGGTCTCACGCTGGTGTTTAACGTAATCGGCAATGATGAACACACCGCCATTCTTGAGGATTCGCGCCGCCTCCGCCACGCCGCGGCGGGGTTCGCTCAAATGGTGGAACACAAGACTGGTAACAACGCAGTCCGCTTCGGCGTCCCGCACGGGCAGGTGTTCCAAAGCGCCGATACGCAGAGAAACTTTTGCGCCGTTGTCGGGTATCCTGTGCTTTGCGGTGTCCAGCATCTTGGACGACGAATCCACGCCGATAACGTAATCGGATTTCATGCGCAGCACATCCAGCAAGCGACCTGTGCCGCATCCCAGGTCCACGGACGTGCCGCAGCCGGGCAACCGCTTCTCGATTTCACTCGAAAGATCGAGGTCGCCGAGGATCTCGCGGGACAGCTTGTCCCACTTGTCCGATATTGCGTCGAAGAAACGGGTAGTGGCTTTGGTGCGATCTTCAAGCGCGCGGGCAGCTGCCGCGAGGTCGGACTGCTCGGCCTCGGCATCCGGAAAAAGCTGGCGGAGAGTTTCCACGAACCTCATGGACGGGCTGTCGTGCGCAGCAGTGTAGAAGACCCACAGACCATCCCGCCGCGATGAGACCAGTCCATTATCTGCCAGTATTTTCAGGTGTCGGGAAATACGCGACTGCCCCATGCCGAGCACGGCCACGAGCTCGTTCACGTTGAGCTCGTAGTCAGACAGTACTCTGACAAGGCGCAGCCGAGTTTCATCGGCCAGCGCCTTGCAAAGGGGCAAGGCGGTCAGCATGAATGCGATTCCTGGGTTGAGCTTGGCGATTCGTTGCGCCGTTGAATGCATGAATCAAGATATCTTGATGTAGGTATGTATAGACCCAGAGCCAGACTGTCAAGTCCATGCACCGATAAGTTGATCCTTTGTCAGTCCGGGGAAATATCTGTATGCTGGAGCAGCATGACTTGACCGTTCCCTGAATATATTGGTATGAGCGACAACTTTTCGTCTGGGCGTACGCGTCTTGGATGACGAGGGGGCCCGGCCATGGACCGAATCGGACGCACACTGCCGCGTTTTTTGCGCACCGGCCTGGGAGCCGACCTGCCCTTCCGCCTTGTTTTGTTGTGGCGGCACTGGGACGAGATCGTAGGCGAAGAAGTCGCGTCACTCGGCCGGCCCCTCGGCAGGCGAAAAACCACCCTGAGGATAGGCGTCGAGGACGTCATGGCCATGCAGGAGCTTACATTCCATGCGCCGGCAATACTCGAAGCGGTCCATGGATACCTGGAAGAGCCTGTATTCGAAACAGTGCAGGGTGAATTGTTGGGAGACCGCCACGGCCTTGATGCCGAGCGGCTGGATATCCCTGACGAGGGGAAACCTATCAGGCCAACCAAGCTCGGTGGGTTGATGGACCGGTTCGAAGCGAACCCAACGATTGCGGAAAGTTACCGCAAGTACGTGGAATTTTTTAAAGAGCAAGAAAGCGGTAAGAACAACCGCAACTCGGAGGAAGACCATGAGTGAAGAGCAAAAAGATCAGGAAGTGACGGAAGAAACCACGGCCGAGGCTCCCGCGGCTGAAAGGATCGCCGAGGCTGCCCCTGCCGAGGAAAAGAAGTCAGAGGGAGAAGGTTCCCTGGATAGCTTGGGCCTGAGCAAGCCCCTGGATAAGATGACCGCCAAGGAGCTGCGTGAGCTGGTCATCGAGAAGATTCCGCAAATCACTGGCGCTTCCGGCATGTCCAAGGAAGAGCTGGTCGCCGCCATCAAAGATGTCTTCGGCATTGTCGAGGGAGAAGGCGCCGTCTCCCCCTACAAGAAGCAGATCACCAGCATGAAGAAAGATATGGCCGGCCTCCGCGAAGAGCGCCTGAAGGCATCCTCCCGCAAGGAGCGCGAGATCCTTCGCAAGAAGATCAATAAGCTGAAAAAGCGTTCGCGCCGTCTCGCCCGCGCGGTATAGCAAACGAATCGTCGCGGAGTCATGCGCTGTTGCAGGTATTCGAGTGATATGGCATAGGGCTGCTCTGGGGAAATGCTGATCGATTTTTGAGGATTGGCAGGGATTGGAAAAAAGTTGGGCCGAGTGGCTGGAAATGGTTGACAGGTCCTTTCCGGCTTATATATAGACTTCGTTCTTGCGCGCTGGGGGATCGTCTAGCGGCAGGACGACGGGTTCTGGCCCCGTTAACCTAGGTTCGAATCCTAGTCCCCCAGCCACATAGAGACGTCCTGCGTCCCCATCGTCTAGCCTGGTCCAGGACACCGGCCTTTCACGCCGGCGACAGGGGTTCAAATCCCCTTGGGGACGCCAAAGATTCTGCATGGTTAGGGTCTCCCTAATCGTTTGGTCGGTGCTGGTTACACCGGCCGGTTATACTGAAGCCTCTGCTGCTCTAACAGCGGGGGCTTCTTCTTTTGGTGCGAAGGGAATCACCTTCGCGGGGCCTTCGGTCCTGGTCACGGCTTCAAGGAGCTGGTCGAGGTCGAGACCGCACGCCTTGAGATACCGCTCTGTTGTGGCTGCGCTCTCATGCCGCAACCACTTCTGAATGTCGTGCAGTCGCAGACCTTGCTTGTACAGGTCCACAGCACGGCGATGCCGAATTGCATGGAATCCGAAGTACGGCTCAACTTTCGCCCGTTTGCACAAGCGCTTCATGAACTTGGAGCGCTCTTTATACGGCGTGCCGGGCACATGGTACTCGTGCGGCGAATCGTCCAGGACCATGAAGACATTCTCCACCTGGTAGGGGCGATGTTCCCACCACCAGACCAGGGCCTTGCGGAGTTCTGGCACTATGGGGAGCCAGCTCTCTTTCAGCCTGGAGTTCTTCGTCTTCCTGGTCGTGAGTCGCACGCGGTTTTCTTTGAAGTCCACGTCGCGCCAGGTCAGCCGGAACACTTCGCCGCGCCGCGCTGCCGTGTAGTACATGAAGGTCAGCATGACGCGATCCTGCCCGGTTGATTCCTGGTAGACTGTCCAGAAGTCGTCTTCGGGCGGCACATATCGCGGCTGCGGCTCTTCAGGGTACTTGTCCACAGCGCGAAAGGGGTTCGCTGTTTGGGGAAAGTCGCGTATGAACTTGCTGCCCCAGTCCCACGCTTGAGCGAGGTTTCCGCGTGCCGTATTGGCAACTCCACCGCCTCGTTCCTCGAAGAGTAGGTCGAGAAAATCAATCGCCGTGGTGGGGTCGATCTCTTCAACTGGCACATCCCCCACATGGGGAGCCAGGTACTTGAAGGCGCGGCGCTTCTCGTCATAGGTCTTTTCACTGGACCTTGCCTTGACGTGATCCAGGTACTTGATGGCCCATGCTGAACAGGTCACGGATACCGTGGTCGTCGGGTTCTTGAGCTTGTCTTCCCGCGTATTCACTTCCCAGGTTGCGGCCTTGCGCCACTCCGGGCCGTGCTTTTCCCCGGTCCCGAACAGCTTTGTTGCCACTATCCGGCCGTCGATCTTCACCGTACCTTGCCACCGGTTCCCCCGGTCCTTGCGTATGGTCGGCATGTTCGTCTTCCTCCATCTCGGGGGAGCCTAACACTCGATTTTCAAAGAACCTCAGGCAGCGGCCAATCCAGCGCCCACCTAGGGTGCGATAATGCCGCCGGACGGTTCGCACGTCTACTCGAAGAAATTCAGCAACCTCGTGATCGGTGAGCACGCGGCCATGTTTCTGTTCGAGTTCGCTCACTACTAAACCTCCACCGCCTGGTTGCCTTCGGGGAGAGGGTTCCAGCCCTCCAGCTCCCGAACCTCGTTCACGGTCAGGATGCCATTCTTGACGGCGATCTCATGGCCGCGCCAGCGGGCGTCATGGTCTCCACGCAGGAAGCCGGAGAGGTCGAACTCCAGCCGGTGCGTGTCGCGTGTCGCTGCGGAGAACACGCTCCTTGTGAACGCCGCCTCGATCTTCCGGCACCATGGCGCGACGGTGAACATCGCGAACCACCGGCCGGCGGTCTCGCTGTTCGTGAAGGTGTTGTTGCTGTAGTCCTGTACCAGCGGCGGCGGCACCTGGAATATGCGGCACATTTCTTCCACGGAGAACTTGCGCGAGCCCAGCAATTCGGCGTCCTCGGGCGTCATGGTCATTTGCTGCCATTCAAGGCCCTGATCCAAGAGAAAGAACTTGCCGCGATTGGATGCGCCGGCGTGCATTTGCTCGATCTGCTGGCGAAGATGCTTGCGGGCGTCCTCGGGTAGTTTGCCGTCCAGCTTGAACGCACCGGAAGGGTTCAGGCCATTGCGGTGCAGCGCATTGGCGGCTTCCTGTACGGCAAGGCCACCTTCCACAGCGCCAGCCGCTCTGTGGAGTCGTGCGCGTCCTATCAATCCATCGTCGGTGCGGTCCCGGAGGTGCAAGACCTCGTGTTCCAGAAGGCGGCGCATCTTGCCTTGCCCGCCGTATATGCTGGTCATCTCGGTTACGTCGTAGGCCAGCTTGCCGGCCGGGAGCATCTGCACAGAGACCCACTGCCACGGGATAGGCTTCAGGGCCGCCACCCGGCCGGCACCGTCGGTCACGATCTCAGCGAGGGCATTACCCCGGAGAAGGACCTCAGCAATCAGCCATTCCACGAAGTCAGGCCACGATTGATGCTCGTTCACACCGCGCCGGATGAGCTTTGACAGCGGGTGTCTTTCGTCCACGTCGCGGCCGTTCTCGGTCTCCCTGTAGACGTATGCCTGGATCGAGGCCGCTGCCGTCGCTATGACATTCGTACAGGCCAGGACCACACTCAGGTTCTCAGCGATCCGCGAGGTTACAATGGCACCTGTGGCCGTGTTCATGCCGGAGAGTGCGCTCCACGAGGGATCCACGGCGCGGGTCTCTTTCTTGCGGAACAAGTCTAAAATTTTCATACGGTCTCCAGGTAGAGCTTGGCGATATTGAGGCGCGGTGTCTTGGCGCGGGCTTGCACTACAGTGCCGTCATAGGCCGGCCATGCGGACACCACAGAGATTTCATGCAGGGTCACGGCGCGGAGTTCGCGGCGGTTGCCGGTCCAGCGCTCGCCACCTTCGGGCACGGAGAACCCAAAGGACATGCCGCCCAGGTCGCCACGTTCGGCCAGGGCCAGTACATCGCGGCCGGGCTGGGTGTCGGGGATCGCCAGCTCGAAGTGTAGCCCGTGGCTGTCCTCTGCCAGGCGCAAGCTGCCGCTCCGGGTCCGGGCGAGAAGCCGCGTGGGGTCGTGATCCACCAGGGCGAGAATGTCCCGGCCGGTGAGGGAGCCGGAAAAAGCGCCGGGGGCGATGATCTCCACGAAGTGGGCAATCCGCGCCTCATGGTTGAAGGTAGCGGCGTAGCCTTCCAGCTTGCGGCCTTTAGCCCTGTATTCTGTAACGTACCGTTGTTCCATTGTTTCTCTCTGTTGTGGCTGCTCATCGGGCCGGGAGCGCCACCTCCCGACGACTACCAGACTCGCTCTGGCAGTTTCGCTTTAGATGGCGAGTTGTCCGGCGGCGAAACTCTCCGGGTGTCTCACTGTCACGTCCATGGTCAGCATGGCGCGGACCAGCACGTTGCCCTTGCTGTACGCTGTGGACTCATACGGGTTCACGAGAAGATCGAACGCGGACCAGTAGCCCAAGAGCAGGTCGGACCAGTCGCCAAAAATGATGGCGTGTTCATTGGTCCCGATCCCGAGATTCGAGGGCACCAAGTTGGAAACGGCCACCGGATAGCCAGCGAGGTGTCGCGGTCCTTCCATCAGGTAGTCCGCACTCACGGCCACGTCGGTTCCGTCCACCTCTTTCGGCGTGGAGCGCATCAGCTTGACCATGCTCGGGGTCGTGGCGAAAGCGCCGCCGTTGGCGTTGTCCAGCTCCAGGGCCTCGACGAACTCCAGAACCTTGGCCCAGGTCACGCCGCCGGAGAGGTCTACCGAGGATATGCCGGCGGTTTCCAGAACGCCCGTGGGCTCATTCGCACCGCCACCCTGGATGGCGACGCGATCCACGGCGCGGGCAAGCACCTTGGCGAAGTCGTCACGGACCAGGGCTTCGATGTCCGGAGAGGTCTGGAGCAGCATGTTACGGCTGAACTCGGTCATCGCGCCGGCGTGCTTCGGGCTCATCTGCACCTTGCGGAACTGCATGTCAGAAGCGGAGAGAGCGGTATTTTCAGCCACCCACCCGGCGGTTGCGGAACTCTTGAGGCCGGGAATATCCACGTTGCCTTGCAGACCGTTCAGCACGCGGGCACCCAGGCCACGCACGATGAGTGCGGCGCGAAGGGTGTCAATGAACTGGTTGCCGTAGTAGTCCGTGGCAATGAGGTTCGAGCCAGGGCCTTCAGCGGGGGCAGTCGAGGTCATGACGCGCTTTTCAAACACATTCAGCGGCACCATGACGCCTTGTGCCTTCTGTCCGCTGCGGCGCTGGAGTTCCTGCGAAAGCTCGCGCTCCCGGCCGTCATCCACGTTCATGCCGGCGGCTCCGGCGATGGCCTTGACCAGG contains these protein-coding regions:
- a CDS encoding phage portal protein; its protein translation is MKILDLFRKKETRAVDPSWSALSGMNTATGAIVTSRIAENLSVVLACTNVIATAAASIQAYVYRETENGRDVDERHPLSKLIRRGVNEHQSWPDFVEWLIAEVLLRGNALAEIVTDGAGRVAALKPIPWQWVSVQMLPAGKLAYDVTEMTSIYGGQGKMRRLLEHEVLHLRDRTDDGLIGRARLHRAAGAVEGGLAVQEAANALHRNGLNPSGAFKLDGKLPEDARKHLRQQIEQMHAGASNRGKFFLLDQGLEWQQMTMTPEDAELLGSRKFSVEEMCRIFQVPPPLVQDYSNNTFTNSETAGRWFAMFTVAPWCRKIEAAFTRSVFSAATRDTHRLEFDLSGFLRGDHDARWRGHEIAVKNGILTVNEVRELEGWNPLPEGNQAVEV
- a CDS encoding phage major capsid protein; the encoded protein is MTVRDLMEKRGRIAAAMRELTENPQGEGGDLSTEQEARFDSHKEELSAVEKQIERQTVIEDAERRMAGQPLTGNEDRQIDEELRNFSLVKAIAGAAGMNVDDGRERELSQELQRRSGQKAQGVMVPLNVFEKRVMTSTAPAEGPGSNLIATDYYGNQFIDTLRAALIVRGLGARVLNGLQGNVDIPGLKSSATAGWVAENTALSASDMQFRKVQMSPKHAGAMTEFSRNMLLQTSPDIEALVRDDFAKVLARAVDRVAIQGGGANEPTGVLETAGISSVDLSGGVTWAKVLEFVEALELDNANGGAFATTPSMVKLMRSTPKEVDGTDVAVSADYLMEGPRHLAGYPVAVSNLVPSNLGIGTNEHAIIFGDWSDLLLGYWSAFDLLVNPYESTAYSKGNVLVRAMLTMDVTVRHPESFAAGQLAI
- a CDS encoding tyrosine-type recombinase/integrase gives rise to the protein MPTIRKDRGNRWQGTVKIDGRIVATKLFGTGEKHGPEWRKAATWEVNTREDKLKNPTTTVSVTCSAWAIKYLDHVKARSSEKTYDEKRRAFKYLAPHVGDVPVEEIDPTTAIDFLDLLFEERGGGVANTARGNLAQAWDWGSKFIRDFPQTANPFRAVDKYPEEPQPRYVPPEDDFWTVYQESTGQDRVMLTFMYYTAARRGEVFRLTWRDVDFKENRVRLTTRKTKNSRLKESWLPIVPELRKALVWWWEHRPYQVENVFMVLDDSPHEYHVPGTPYKERSKFMKRLCKRAKVEPYFGFHAIRHRRAVDLYKQGLRLHDIQKWLRHESAATTERYLKACGLDLDQLLEAVTRTEGPAKVIPFAPKEEAPAVRAAEASV
- a CDS encoding HK97 family phage prohead protease, giving the protein MEQRYVTEYRAKGRKLEGYAATFNHEARIAHFVEIIAPGAFSGSLTGRDILALVDHDPTRLLARTRSGSLRLAEDSHGLHFELAIPDTQPGRDVLALAERGDLGGMSFGFSVPEGGERWTGNRRELRAVTLHEISVVSAWPAYDGTVVQARAKTPRLNIAKLYLETV